One Phycisphaerae bacterium genomic window carries:
- a CDS encoding sulfite exporter TauE/SafE family protein has product MAEEIIPFIVVGFLAQLIDGALGMAYGVSSTSFLLSLGVPPAVASASVHTAEVFTTAVSGFSHWRLGNIDRQLFKRLVIPGAIGGFVGAYVLTSVPGDTIKPFITAYLLVMGAMILWKALRRNESKPWGRMTPLGLAGGFCDAVGGGGWGPIVSSTLVATGHCPRRSIGSVNAAEFLVTFVQAVTFVTILGFAQNWKPIIGLIVGGVAAAPLAAHMCRILPRRGLMGLVGVLIVLVGVRTTLGMAGYSINWVYFAVPMVGSLLLLSVLMAIRKTRVEPVPQGQGAD; this is encoded by the coding sequence ATGGCTGAGGAGATCATACCGTTTATCGTCGTGGGGTTTCTGGCCCAGTTGATCGACGGGGCGTTGGGCATGGCCTATGGGGTCAGCTCGACCAGCTTTCTGTTGAGTCTGGGGGTTCCGCCCGCGGTGGCCAGTGCCAGCGTCCACACCGCTGAGGTGTTCACCACCGCGGTTTCGGGGTTTTCGCACTGGCGGCTGGGCAATATCGACCGTCAGCTCTTCAAGCGTCTGGTGATTCCGGGCGCCATTGGCGGATTCGTGGGCGCCTATGTGCTGACCTCGGTGCCGGGGGATACGATCAAGCCGTTCATCACGGCGTATCTGCTGGTGATGGGGGCGATGATCCTGTGGAAGGCGCTTCGCCGCAACGAGAGCAAGCCGTGGGGACGGATGACCCCGCTGGGTCTGGCGGGCGGCTTCTGCGACGCGGTCGGAGGCGGCGGCTGGGGGCCGATCGTGAGCTCGACGCTGGTGGCTACCGGCCACTGCCCGCGCCGGTCGATCGGTTCGGTCAACGCCGCGGAGTTCCTGGTCACATTCGTCCAAGCGGTCACGTTCGTGACCATCCTGGGCTTCGCTCAGAACTGGAAGCCGATCATCGGACTGATCGTCGGCGGGGTGGCGGCGGCGCCGCTGGCCGCTCACATGTGCCGCATTCTGCCCCGTCGCGGGCTGATGGGGCTGGTGGGCGTGCTGATCGTCCTGGTCGGCGTGCGGACGACGCTGGGCATGGCCGGCTACTCGATCAACTGGGTGTACTTCGCGGTGCCGATGGTGGGCTCGCTGTTGCTCCTGTCGGTTCTGATGGCCATCCGCAAGACCCGAGTCGAGCCCGTCCCGCAGGGCCAGGGCGCCGACTAG
- the gnd gene encoding decarboxylating NADP(+)-dependent phosphogluconate dehydrogenase, which yields MAQAQADFGLIGLAVMGENIVLNIESHGFAVAVFNRTVSKVDDFVNGRAKGKKIIGARSIEELVAALKRPRKVMLLVKAGQAVDDFIEKLIPHLEKGDIIIDGGNSHFPDTIRRTKYVESKGLLYIGTGVSGGEEGALKGPSMMPGGSPEAWPHVKDIFQTICAHTPQGEPCCDWMGEDGAGHFVKMVHNGIEYGDMQMICETYDLMKRGLGMGNQEMHEVFAEWNKGELDSYLIEITRDILGYKNEEGQYVVDLIVDRAGQKGTGKWTAIEALNQGMPLTLIGEAVFARCLSAIKDERVEAARILQGRTEAFSGDKKQFVDDLRRALYASKIVSYAQGYQLMRAAAGEYKWNLNYGGIAMVWRGGCIIRSVFLGKIRDAFQRNPKLVNLLLDPFFKGVMDENQAAWRRVAATAVRLGIPTPAMCAALTYFDGYRSERLPANLLQAQRDYFGAHTYERVDKPRGQYFHTDWTGLGGTTSASTYNA from the coding sequence ATGGCGCAGGCGCAGGCGGATTTCGGACTGATCGGGCTGGCGGTGATGGGCGAGAACATCGTCCTGAACATCGAGAGTCACGGGTTTGCGGTGGCGGTGTTCAATCGGACGGTCTCCAAGGTGGATGACTTCGTCAACGGCCGGGCCAAGGGCAAGAAGATCATCGGTGCGCGCAGCATCGAGGAACTCGTCGCCGCCCTCAAACGCCCGCGCAAGGTCATGCTGCTGGTCAAAGCCGGCCAGGCGGTGGACGACTTCATCGAGAAGCTGATCCCTCACCTCGAAAAGGGCGACATCATCATCGACGGCGGCAACTCGCACTTCCCGGACACCATCCGGCGGACCAAGTACGTCGAGAGCAAGGGCCTGCTGTACATCGGCACGGGCGTTTCCGGCGGCGAGGAAGGAGCCCTCAAGGGCCCGTCCATGATGCCCGGCGGCTCGCCCGAGGCCTGGCCGCACGTCAAGGACATCTTCCAGACCATCTGCGCCCACACCCCGCAGGGCGAACCCTGCTGCGACTGGATGGGCGAGGACGGGGCCGGGCACTTCGTCAAGATGGTGCACAACGGCATCGAGTACGGCGACATGCAGATGATCTGCGAGACCTACGACCTGATGAAACGCGGGTTGGGAATGGGCAATCAGGAGATGCACGAGGTCTTCGCGGAATGGAACAAGGGTGAACTGGATTCGTACCTGATCGAGATCACCCGCGATATTCTGGGCTACAAGAACGAAGAAGGCCAGTACGTGGTGGACCTGATCGTCGACCGGGCGGGCCAGAAAGGCACGGGCAAGTGGACGGCGATTGAGGCCCTCAACCAGGGCATGCCGCTGACTCTGATCGGCGAGGCGGTCTTCGCCCGCTGCCTCTCGGCCATCAAGGACGAGCGGGTCGAGGCGGCCAGGATTCTCCAAGGCAGAACCGAAGCCTTCAGCGGCGACAAGAAGCAGTTCGTCGACGACCTGCGGCGGGCGCTGTACGCCTCGAAGATCGTCTCGTACGCCCAGGGCTACCAGCTCATGCGGGCGGCGGCCGGCGAATACAAGTGGAACCTCAACTACGGCGGAATCGCCATGGTCTGGCGCGGCGGCTGCATCATCCGCTCGGTGTTCCTCGGCAAGATCCGCGACGCGTTCCAGCGAAATCCCAAGCTGGTCAACCTGCTGCTCGATCCGTTCTTCAAGGGCGTGATGGATGAGAACCAGGCCGCGTGGCGGCGGGTGGCGGCGACGGCGGTCCGGCTGGGCATTCCGACCCCGGCCATGTGCGCCGCGCTGACCTACTTCGACGGATACCGCAGCGAACGGCTGCCCGCCAACCTGCTCCAGGCCCAGCGGGACTACTTCGGGGCCCACACCTACGAGCGGGTGGACAAGCCCCGCGGCCAGTACTTCCATACCGACTGGACCGGGCTGGGCGGAACGACCTCGGCCTCGACCTACAACGCCTAA
- the purH gene encoding bifunctional phosphoribosylaminoimidazolecarboxamide formyltransferase/IMP cyclohydrolase, whose protein sequence is MSQVQIKTALLSVYDKTGLIEFARGLDQLGIRLLSTGGTCKALQDAGIPVTPVEDVTQFPEMLDGRVKTLHPRIHAGILAKRDKETHRQDLARHGIDTIDLVCVNLYPFVQVTSDPNCTFEKAIENIDIGGPTMVRASAKNHKDVLIVTSPAQYPLVLQTLKENDRRVDPTMRLGFAHRAFRMTAEYDIYIQEYLGGQDRPEAGETSPFPGKLLASFTKAGPDLRYGENPHQKSALYIDARDVPTGWGHIKQLGGKELSYNNLVDANAALELVMEFTEPGVCVIKHTNPCGAAVDADIVEAYRRAYLGDPNAAMGGIIAVNRPVDAKLADAIVNSLQYYGKDAGAGAFFAEIVIAPDFSGDAFEVLTTKKSWGKDVRLLKVEGWDGTPLAAFDEAALAGWDLKRLRGALLAQTRDNESLNESQWKVMTKTKPTDGQMRDLRFAWLICKHTKSNAIVLAKDGTLAGTGAGQMSRVMSTKVAAELAGDRAGGCVLASDAFFPFRDSIDQAAKVGVKAIVEPGGSKRDDEVIAAADEHKIPLIFTGTRHFRH, encoded by the coding sequence ATGTCGCAAGTCCAGATCAAGACGGCCCTGCTCAGCGTGTACGACAAGACCGGCCTGATCGAGTTCGCCCGCGGGCTCGATCAACTCGGCATCCGGCTCCTGAGCACCGGCGGGACCTGCAAGGCCCTTCAGGACGCCGGCATTCCCGTCACGCCGGTCGAGGACGTCACGCAGTTTCCCGAAATGCTCGACGGCCGCGTCAAGACGCTGCACCCGCGCATCCACGCGGGCATTCTGGCCAAGCGCGACAAGGAAACCCACCGCCAGGATTTGGCCAGGCACGGGATCGACACGATCGACCTGGTGTGCGTGAACCTCTACCCGTTCGTGCAGGTGACCTCCGATCCGAACTGCACGTTCGAGAAGGCCATCGAGAATATCGACATCGGCGGCCCGACCATGGTGCGGGCCTCAGCCAAGAACCACAAGGACGTGCTGATCGTCACCTCGCCCGCCCAGTATCCGCTGGTGCTCCAGACGCTCAAGGAGAACGACCGGCGGGTCGATCCGACGATGCGGCTCGGCTTTGCCCATCGGGCGTTCCGCATGACCGCGGAATACGACATCTATATTCAGGAATACCTCGGCGGGCAGGATCGCCCGGAGGCCGGTGAAACTTCGCCGTTTCCCGGCAAGCTGCTGGCCTCGTTCACCAAGGCCGGTCCGGACCTGCGCTACGGCGAGAATCCGCATCAGAAGTCGGCTTTGTACATCGACGCCAGGGACGTGCCCACCGGCTGGGGCCATATCAAGCAGCTTGGCGGCAAGGAACTCTCGTACAACAACCTCGTCGACGCCAACGCCGCCCTCGAACTGGTCATGGAGTTCACCGAGCCGGGCGTGTGCGTCATCAAGCACACCAACCCCTGCGGAGCCGCCGTCGACGCCGATATCGTCGAAGCCTACCGCCGGGCCTACCTGGGCGATCCCAACGCCGCGATGGGCGGCATCATCGCGGTCAACCGTCCGGTCGACGCCAAGCTCGCCGACGCCATCGTCAACAGCCTCCAGTACTACGGCAAGGACGCCGGGGCCGGCGCGTTCTTCGCTGAGATCGTGATCGCTCCCGATTTCTCCGGCGACGCCTTCGAAGTGCTCACCACGAAAAAATCGTGGGGCAAGGACGTGCGGCTGCTGAAGGTCGAAGGCTGGGACGGCACGCCGCTCGCCGCCTTCGACGAAGCTGCGCTGGCCGGCTGGGACCTCAAGCGCCTTCGCGGCGCCCTGCTGGCCCAGACCCGCGACAACGAGAGCCTCAACGAATCGCAGTGGAAGGTGATGACCAAGACCAAGCCGACTGACGGTCAGATGCGCGATCTGCGGTTCGCCTGGCTGATCTGCAAGCACACCAAGAGCAACGCGATCGTCCTGGCCAAGGACGGCACGCTCGCCGGCACCGGCGCGGGCCAGATGTCGCGGGTCATGTCGACCAAGGTCGCAGCCGAGTTGGCCGGCGACCGTGCTGGCGGCTGCGTGCTGGCCTCCGACGCCTTCTTCCCCTTCCGCGACAGCATCGACCAGGCCGCCAAGGTCGGCGTCAAAGCCATCGTCGAACCCGGCGGCTCGAAGCGCGACGACGAAGTCATCGCCGCCGCTGACGAACACAAGATCCCCCTGATCTTCACCGGCACCCGGCATTTCCGGCATTAG
- a CDS encoding GntR family transcriptional regulator, with the protein MVEMAIDSSAEQAYRAVLNLIHAGDISFNDIISERRLADRLAVGRLAVRTALKRLEAEGVVLSRPGVGTQLCRIDAQEMWGWLQWRVAVECQAARLACEFMTPDQAKRLIEAGRVLDEAVRRGEPGTSRTDEGFHLLVAECSGCGRLRHELGRLDIYRLKLSRCEAVEAAAKTPPEPPPDHQAVAQAVASGDVAAAERTMRAHLECSGTMYGFVTWLRAKYGKGATS; encoded by the coding sequence ATGGTGGAAATGGCGATTGACAGCAGTGCTGAGCAGGCGTATCGGGCTGTTCTTAATCTGATTCACGCTGGAGATATCAGTTTTAATGATATTATCAGTGAGCGGCGGCTGGCGGATCGGTTGGCGGTTGGGCGGTTGGCGGTGCGGACGGCGCTCAAGCGTCTGGAGGCGGAGGGGGTGGTCCTCTCGCGGCCGGGGGTTGGCACGCAGCTTTGCCGGATCGACGCCCAGGAGATGTGGGGGTGGCTGCAGTGGCGGGTGGCGGTGGAGTGCCAGGCCGCCCGGCTGGCCTGCGAGTTCATGACCCCGGATCAGGCCAAGCGGTTGATCGAGGCGGGACGGGTTCTGGATGAGGCGGTGCGTCGCGGCGAACCGGGCACTTCGCGGACCGATGAGGGCTTTCACCTGCTGGTGGCCGAGTGCTCCGGCTGCGGACGGCTGCGCCACGAGTTGGGCCGGCTGGACATCTATCGGTTGAAGCTCTCGCGATGCGAAGCGGTGGAGGCGGCGGCCAAAACGCCGCCCGAGCCGCCGCCCGATCACCAGGCGGTGGCCCAAGCCGTCGCCTCGGGCGACGTGGCCGCAGCGGAACGGACCATGCGGGCCCACCTCGAATGCAGCGGGACGATGTACGGTTTTGTTACCTGGCTCCGGGCCAAGTACGGCAAGGGCGCGACGTCTTGA